From the genome of Nocardia mangyaensis:
ACGATCTGCCGGTACCGCTGTTGTGCCCAGGGGCGCGGGCACTTCTCGATGTCGCGGGGGTACATGGTGATTGCCGACGGGACATCGACTCGCAGGTCGGGGTCGAGTGAGTTGTGGCTTTCGTAGTAGATGCGAGCCGCTGACGCACCGGAGCGCGTCAGCCAGTACAGGGTGACGTCATCGAGGACACGGTCCATGCAGATCGTCTCGAACGGGCTGTCTTCGGTATCCGACCACTCGGCGAACTTGTCCAGGATCCAGGCGAGAAGTCCGACCGGTGAGTCGACGAGTGAATAGCCGATGGTCTGTGGTCGGGTCGCCTGCTGTTTCGCGTATGCCGCGCGGTGTTGCCAGAAGTCGCGGGTTTCCTCGGTCCACTGGCGCTCGGCGGCGGTCAGTCCGTCGGGTGTCAGTCCGGGCGGTGCCTCCGCGAACAGCGTGTGGATGCCGAGGACGCGCTCGGGGAATCTGCCGCCGAGAACGGTGGTGATATTGCCTCCCCAGTCGCCACCATGAGCGGCGAACCTGCGGTAGCCGAGCCTTCCCATCAGTTCGACCCACGCGGCGGCGATCCGTTCGGTTCCCCACCCGGTG
Proteins encoded in this window:
- a CDS encoding epoxide hydrolase family protein, which translates into the protein MPHPANDVEAFQARATDAELDDLRARLAAARLPEPETVYRAAPDPRRWEQGVPLADLADVVHYWRTGYHWRSFEERLHRIGQFRTTIDELGIHFLHRRSARADATPLILTHGWPGSIAEFIDIADELADPKDTAAPAFHVVIPSLPGFGYSDKPTTTGWGTERIAAAWVELMGRLGYRRFAAHGGDWGGNITTVLGGRFPERVLGIHTLFAEAPPGLTPDGLTAAERQWTEETRDFWQHRAAYAKQQATRPQTIGYSLVDSPVGLLAWILDKFAEWSDTEDSPFETICMDRVLDDVTLYWLTRSGASAARIYYESHNSLDPDLRVDVPSAITMYPRDIEKCPRPWAQQRYRQIVRWTEPETGGHFPSLEVPEYFVKDLQEGLGAILAVHQ